The following are encoded in a window of Halosolutus halophilus genomic DNA:
- the nrfD gene encoding NrfD/PsrC family molybdoenzyme membrane anchor subunit — protein MTVCPEDAIIAGDMENPETEISGTISGQEVQARKPEKGTEPNLFYVEGDESSITPESTDRGEHYMWSDAPNQVETRGAAREDFDLERAAQSLAESDVSLSNSDRSMIEPKADGGERPGRKEGCGCDSCDCDEGSDRVASDGGARSGTSADVGSSRTERAYELLQTEAKRVYDVAENHRTSWGWEVYSYTWTKSISAGVFLLPVLLMLTGLIEPSLDLIGASATVSAAFLGLTGVLLILDLDRPGRFHWVLLRPNWKSWLVRGAYIITAYGGYLGLVVVGWLLGVDAVVHPTSLVAGGALAAATAVYTAFLFSQSKGRDLWQSPAMPLHMFVQAVVAGAAATALMGLIGIGTFVGPSRLLLAAGLVVHLALIGSEILTPHQTEDAEEAAARIVRGEFSTAFWIGGIALGIAVPLILIAISGTGPVVAAAGIAALAGLFAFEYCWITAPQTISLA, from the coding sequence GTGACCGTTTGTCCGGAGGACGCGATCATCGCTGGGGACATGGAGAACCCGGAGACTGAGATTAGCGGGACGATCTCCGGACAGGAGGTGCAAGCCCGCAAGCCCGAGAAAGGGACCGAACCGAACCTCTTCTACGTCGAGGGGGACGAGAGTTCGATCACGCCCGAATCGACCGACCGGGGGGAACACTACATGTGGAGCGATGCACCCAACCAGGTCGAAACTCGCGGTGCAGCCCGCGAGGACTTCGACCTCGAGCGTGCCGCCCAGTCGCTCGCCGAATCGGATGTCTCCCTGTCGAACAGCGACAGGAGCATGATCGAACCCAAGGCTGACGGCGGCGAGCGACCCGGCAGAAAAGAGGGTTGTGGCTGTGATAGTTGTGACTGCGACGAAGGGAGCGACCGCGTCGCCTCCGACGGCGGCGCCAGGTCCGGGACGTCGGCGGACGTCGGATCAAGCCGGACCGAACGGGCCTACGAACTCCTCCAGACCGAGGCGAAGAGGGTGTACGACGTCGCCGAGAACCATCGGACGTCGTGGGGATGGGAGGTGTACTCCTACACGTGGACGAAGTCGATCAGCGCCGGCGTCTTCCTGTTGCCCGTACTACTGATGTTGACGGGACTGATCGAACCCTCGCTGGACCTGATCGGGGCCAGTGCTACAGTCAGTGCAGCGTTCCTCGGTTTGACCGGTGTTTTGCTGATCCTCGATTTGGATCGGCCCGGACGGTTCCACTGGGTGCTGCTGCGACCCAACTGGAAATCGTGGCTGGTGAGAGGCGCGTACATCATCACGGCGTACGGTGGGTATCTCGGGCTCGTGGTCGTCGGCTGGCTGCTCGGCGTCGACGCTGTCGTCCACCCCACCTCTCTCGTGGCAGGTGGGGCGCTTGCAGCCGCGACCGCCGTCTATACGGCATTCCTGTTCAGCCAGTCGAAGGGACGCGACCTTTGGCAGAGCCCGGCGATGCCGCTTCACATGTTCGTGCAGGCGGTCGTCGCGGGCGCCGCCGCGACCGCACTGATGGGACTGATCGGGATCGGGACATTCGTGGGTCCATCGAGGCTACTGCTTGCGGCCGGACTGGTCGTCCACCTGGCACTGATCGGGTCAGAGATCCTCACTCCTCACCAGACCGAAGACGCCGAGGAGGCCGCCGCCCGGATCGTCCGGGGGGAGTTCAGTACTGCGTTCTGGATCGGCGGGATTGCCCTGGGGATCGCCGTCCCACTCATCCTGATCGCAATCAGTGGAACCGGGCCGGTCGTCGCCGCCGCGGGCATCGCGGCACTGGCCGGCCTCTTCGCCTTCGAGTACTGTTGGATTACCGCACCACAAACCATTTCACTCGCGTAA
- a CDS encoding TAXI family TRAP transporter solute-binding subunit: protein MVDNNTIRRRRVLQSIGATGIAGVAGCLGGGGGGGGNGDGQLLLETAAGSPGGTGYVIMNALMSTASAEYPNLAYNILPGGWVGNNERLQSKDIHVGHTTMVAGSLAANGKDPYDGSDWESGNIRSVIADQTELFYYVVAQPDFEYDTLQEAADDEYPITVTNQPEGTFGGFVWDTALAELGYDQETIDELGGDYRRTSWDDMAQMFVDEDIDAILAVSGRAVGWLETITATRDVKYLQWTDENREYFSDEYGLLTADLESGTLPELDDTLSCMQDSGLVNAQVDAPEESIYSVVDGVIKNVDQVRNSADILGVFDADESMHSDVPFDLHPGAQDAYEDNDLL from the coding sequence ATGGTAGATAACAACACCATTCGACGGCGTAGAGTCTTACAATCGATCGGCGCAACCGGTATTGCCGGGGTTGCCGGCTGTCTCGGTGGCGGTGGCGGCGGTGGCGGTAACGGCGACGGCCAGTTGCTGTTGGAGACGGCCGCGGGTAGTCCGGGCGGAACGGGGTACGTCATCATGAACGCGCTCATGTCGACCGCCTCAGCCGAGTATCCCAACCTCGCGTACAACATCCTCCCGGGCGGCTGGGTCGGGAACAACGAGCGGCTTCAAAGCAAGGATATCCACGTCGGACACACGACGATGGTGGCTGGCTCGCTCGCCGCTAATGGGAAGGACCCGTATGATGGTTCGGACTGGGAGAGCGGAAACATCCGATCGGTAATCGCCGATCAGACGGAACTGTTCTACTACGTGGTCGCACAACCGGACTTCGAGTACGACACCTTACAGGAGGCAGCCGACGACGAGTATCCGATCACGGTCACGAACCAGCCCGAAGGGACGTTCGGTGGGTTCGTGTGGGACACGGCACTTGCGGAACTGGGGTACGATCAAGAAACGATCGACGAACTCGGCGGCGACTACCGCCGGACCTCGTGGGACGATATGGCACAGATGTTCGTCGACGAGGATATCGACGCGATTCTCGCGGTCAGCGGTCGCGCCGTGGGTTGGCTCGAGACGATCACGGCAACGCGCGACGTGAAGTACCTGCAGTGGACGGACGAAAACCGCGAGTACTTCAGCGACGAGTACGGACTTCTGACCGCTGACCTTGAGTCGGGTACCCTGCCGGAACTGGACGACACGTTGTCCTGTATGCAGGACAGCGGCCTGGTCAACGCGCAGGTCGACGCACCCGAGGAATCAATCTATAGCGTCGTCGACGGCGTCATCAAGAACGTCGACCAGGTGCGCAACTCCGCCGACATCCTCGGCGTCTTCGATGCCGACGAGTCGATGCACTCGGACGTCCCCTTCGACCTCCACCCCGGAGCACAAGACGCGTACGAGGACAACGATCTGCTGTAA
- a CDS encoding DUF3604 domain-containing protein → MVDQRTDERCEAYGTASLEPDGEVVAGSYCTWTVTYTVGELGMDDGSTLKFAANMSSDWGRPQFDDPSADNYATVETSGDASVDARWDTDGYVRPLKDTITIDVYDGALAPGDAITLTLGETGGGCLGHQAQSFPEEDFELVVLVDAFESGEPVPLPEPLTFDVVSGSANQLRAFAPSNAESGDEVTVRVRAEDYWGNTAARYEGRLRVEGEALDSPVTVTASEGLAIADVVLAEEGVHRLRVADADRSDLETTTNPVRCGHDDARPTYWGDIHGQSGETVGTGTIQRYFRYLRENAHLDFGSHAANDFQITDEFWNTIQEQVREHHDPGTFVTFLCYEWSPNTSVGGDHNVYFKGDEAEIHRSSSWQIADGYEKHEGTYPVSELYAVYEDRDDVLIIPHQGGRPAVLDDLDPELTPFVEITSVWGIFEWFGQEALERGYEVGFVGGSDDHTGRPGASYPTNTADWSFPIKGPVMAAKAEDLTRDALWESFTERRVYGTTGARIFLDVRVDGTPMGGETKVEEDPAVDVTVNGTAPLRQVDLFRGPDPIESRSFADDDDLIEIMWTGARSKNRHKVQDWSGALNLSAGRIVSAEPVGFDHPNQGIERATDTTIEWDGATAGNYQGLRLRLDAPEDAKLRIATEPVTTTIPVDSLDDELTFADGPVGRQLSVRRAGTSSTFDIDRTFRDEGATAGRHAYYVRIRQDDGEMAWSSPVFVDVE, encoded by the coding sequence ATGGTTGATCAGCGGACCGACGAGAGATGTGAAGCGTACGGAACCGCCAGTTTGGAACCGGACGGAGAGGTCGTCGCAGGCTCCTATTGCACGTGGACGGTTACCTACACGGTTGGTGAACTGGGGATGGACGACGGGAGCACGCTGAAGTTCGCAGCTAACATGTCAAGCGACTGGGGGCGGCCGCAGTTCGACGATCCGTCGGCCGATAACTATGCGACCGTGGAGACGTCGGGCGACGCATCCGTCGATGCCCGTTGGGACACTGACGGATACGTACGGCCATTGAAAGACACGATCACCATCGACGTCTACGACGGGGCGTTGGCCCCCGGCGACGCGATCACGCTCACGCTCGGCGAGACCGGCGGCGGGTGTCTCGGCCATCAAGCCCAGTCGTTTCCGGAGGAGGATTTCGAACTCGTAGTACTCGTTGACGCGTTCGAGTCCGGCGAACCCGTCCCCCTGCCCGAACCGCTCACCTTCGACGTCGTTTCTGGTTCCGCCAACCAGCTACGAGCGTTCGCCCCTTCGAACGCGGAGTCCGGCGACGAAGTGACCGTACGGGTCCGTGCGGAAGACTACTGGGGGAACACGGCCGCGAGATACGAGGGGAGGCTGCGCGTCGAAGGCGAGGCGCTTGACTCTCCCGTCACGGTGACGGCCTCGGAGGGACTCGCCATCGCCGACGTGGTCCTCGCCGAGGAAGGCGTTCATCGGCTGCGGGTCGCCGACGCTGACCGTTCCGACTTGGAGACGACCACCAACCCCGTCCGTTGTGGCCACGACGACGCGCGGCCGACGTATTGGGGGGACATCCACGGGCAGTCCGGGGAGACGGTGGGGACGGGGACCATCCAGCGCTATTTCCGGTATCTCCGGGAAAACGCCCACCTCGATTTCGGCTCACACGCCGCCAACGACTTCCAGATCACCGATGAGTTCTGGAACACCATCCAAGAACAGGTCCGTGAGCATCATGATCCCGGAACCTTCGTTACGTTCCTCTGTTACGAGTGGTCGCCGAATACGTCCGTAGGAGGCGACCACAACGTCTACTTCAAGGGGGACGAGGCGGAGATTCACCGGAGTTCGAGCTGGCAGATCGCCGACGGCTACGAGAAACACGAGGGGACCTACCCCGTCTCGGAGCTTTACGCAGTCTACGAGGACCGAGATGACGTGCTTATAATCCCCCACCAAGGAGGACGGCCGGCCGTCCTCGACGACCTCGATCCGGAACTGACACCCTTCGTCGAGATTACATCCGTCTGGGGAATCTTCGAGTGGTTCGGGCAGGAGGCCCTCGAACGCGGTTACGAGGTGGGGTTCGTTGGAGGAAGCGACGATCACACCGGCCGCCCTGGCGCAAGCTATCCGACGAACACAGCCGACTGGTCGTTCCCGATCAAGGGGCCGGTGATGGCCGCGAAAGCGGAGGACCTCACTCGGGACGCGTTGTGGGAGTCGTTCACGGAACGCCGCGTTTACGGCACGACCGGCGCGCGAATCTTCCTCGACGTACGCGTCGATGGGACCCCAATGGGTGGGGAGACGAAGGTCGAAGAGGACCCCGCCGTCGACGTGACGGTGAACGGGACTGCGCCCCTGCGTCAGGTCGACCTGTTCCGCGGGCCGGATCCGATCGAATCGCGTTCGTTCGCGGACGACGACGACCTGATTGAGATCATGTGGACCGGGGCCCGGTCGAAGAACCGTCACAAGGTCCAGGACTGGAGCGGAGCACTCAACCTCTCGGCCGGTCGAATCGTATCAGCCGAACCGGTTGGGTTCGACCACCCGAACCAAGGAATAGAACGGGCGACAGACACGACAATCGAGTGGGACGGTGCGACCGCCGGAAACTATCAGGGTCTCCGACTTCGGCTCGACGCTCCCGAAGATGCGAAGTTGCGGATCGCCACCGAACCGGTCACAACGACCATACCGGTAGACTCCCTTGACGACGAACTGACGTTCGCCGATGGACCGGTCGGCCGACAGCTTTCGGTTCGACGGGCAGGAACGTCGAGTACGTTCGACATCGATCGGACGTTCCGCGACGAAGGGGCTACTGCCGGTCGTCACGCGTACTACGTGCGGATCCGACAGGACGATGGCGAGATGGCGTGGAGTTCACCAGTGTTTGTTGACGTGGAGTGA
- a CDS encoding universal stress protein, which produces MYQVVLAVGEDEEIAESMVEKVASLPDASQSVRAIVVHVFKDVEAPPSAAVWEPPRREDPDDEVEQEVHPATLAQVVDGLADHGVAYEIRVERGNPPDEIVRIANELDAEGIYIGGRKRSPAGKMLFGSTTQSVMFATDQPVTVFGAPQ; this is translated from the coding sequence ATGTATCAAGTAGTGCTCGCGGTCGGCGAGGACGAAGAGATCGCCGAATCGATGGTCGAGAAAGTCGCGTCTCTACCGGACGCATCGCAGTCCGTCCGGGCGATCGTGGTACACGTGTTCAAGGACGTTGAGGCACCACCGAGTGCCGCCGTGTGGGAACCGCCGCGGCGCGAAGACCCGGACGACGAAGTCGAACAGGAGGTACACCCGGCTACCTTAGCGCAGGTAGTGGACGGACTCGCCGATCACGGCGTCGCATACGAGATCCGTGTCGAGCGGGGCAATCCGCCCGACGAAATCGTCCGGATCGCAAACGAACTCGACGCGGAGGGGATTTACATCGGCGGCAGAAAGCGGTCGCCGGCGGGCAAGATGCTGTTCGGAAGCACTACCCAGTCAGTCATGTTCGCGACGGATCAACCGGTGACCGTCTTTGGAGCGCCGCAGTAG
- a CDS encoding class-II fumarase/aspartase family protein, whose protein sequence is MREIFDEASFVSTFLEVEAALARAEAEAGIVPEWAAAEITAKSSIEHVETTRIKEYVDEIGLFSMSIIEAWKEELGEAGEYVHWGASTQDISDTVVVIQLREAMEAIGETLLAVRDRLVSLADEHRETPMIGRTQHTNAPPITLGFKFATWLDEIERHLVRLRQLEERVYVAEFAGASGTLAAVGDDGAEILERFATELDLQPPRIGWTATRDRFAETLNLFAMIAGSLARIGRQVLLLNRPEIGELVETVPDDELGSSTNPHKRNPVLSQHTVGLARLVRATANVMNESLEPYDERDRSSWYVEFAVVPESAMYLHRALVNTRDNLTGLGVEPQAMERNVHRSGPLIASEAVMMALAEEIGRQTAHEVVHEAATTALDGDVSFREALATDSRVADHLSETRIESLTDPIEYIGLSTTFIDRVLEASGRSS, encoded by the coding sequence ATGCGAGAGATCTTTGACGAAGCGTCGTTCGTCTCGACGTTTCTTGAGGTCGAAGCCGCGCTCGCGAGGGCCGAGGCGGAGGCCGGGATCGTGCCCGAGTGGGCCGCCGCCGAGATTACAGCGAAGTCCTCGATCGAACACGTCGAGACCACACGGATCAAGGAGTACGTCGACGAGATCGGGCTGTTCTCGATGAGCATCATTGAGGCCTGGAAGGAAGAACTCGGCGAGGCGGGGGAATACGTCCACTGGGGGGCCTCGACGCAGGACATCTCCGACACTGTCGTCGTCATCCAGCTCCGCGAGGCGATGGAGGCCATCGGCGAAACGCTTCTGGCCGTTCGAGATCGGCTCGTATCCCTCGCAGACGAGCACCGCGAAACGCCGATGATCGGGCGGACTCAGCACACCAACGCGCCGCCGATCACTCTTGGCTTCAAGTTTGCGACCTGGCTCGACGAGATCGAGCGTCACCTGGTGCGCCTGCGGCAACTCGAGGAACGCGTGTACGTGGCCGAGTTCGCGGGCGCGTCAGGAACGTTGGCGGCCGTCGGCGACGACGGAGCTGAGATTCTCGAACGGTTCGCTACGGAGTTGGATCTCCAACCTCCGAGAATCGGGTGGACAGCGACCCGCGATCGGTTCGCCGAAACGCTAAATCTCTTTGCGATGATCGCCGGGTCGTTGGCTCGGATCGGACGGCAGGTGCTGCTCCTGAACCGACCGGAAATCGGCGAACTCGTGGAGACCGTTCCCGACGATGAACTAGGGAGCAGTACCAACCCGCACAAGCGTAATCCAGTGTTGTCCCAGCACACCGTTGGACTCGCACGTCTGGTTCGGGCGACCGCGAACGTGATGAACGAATCGCTCGAACCGTACGACGAGCGGGACCGATCGTCCTGGTACGTCGAGTTCGCGGTCGTCCCCGAGAGCGCCATGTATCTCCACCGCGCGCTCGTCAACACGCGCGACAATTTGACGGGGCTCGGCGTTGAACCGCAAGCGATGGAACGAAACGTCCATCGGTCTGGGCCGCTGATTGCCTCCGAGGCCGTCATGATGGCACTCGCCGAGGAAATCGGTCGACAGACGGCTCACGAGGTCGTCCACGAAGCCGCGACGACGGCACTCGACGGAGACGTGTCGTTCAGGGAGGCACTCGCCACCGATTCCCGTGTGGCAGACCACCTTTCCGAAACGAGGATCGAATCCCTGACCGATCCGATCGAGTACATCGGGCTCTCGACCACGTTCATCGATCGTGTACTCGAGGCGTCCGGGAGGTCGTCCTGA
- a CDS encoding TRAP transporter permease — protein sequence MDVDAIDTRARTIGLYLISFIAITTSLFHLYTGAFGIFGGLIQRSIHVYLLAALTFAIVPYAGSTKWRYRTVDIVLIVLSFVSMGYVLLHYFRMLNKVPWVEAPPVGDWIIGIISVLLVLEATRRIVGRLLAAVVVVFLLATYFAYLLPPPFTTPAVPPSNWIDGLFVTSEGLWGIPTRVSATFIFLFVVLAAFLESTKAGQFLIDIGNAMVGHLQGGYSKVSVVASSIFGSLSGSAAANVYGTGIFTIPMMKKSGLNPISAGSTEVTASCGGQLMPPIMGAGAFIMAQFLGINYVVVAMAAIIPSFLYYTSVYFSVHAEAVKQKIEPIPKEDRKKALNVIREAPGQALTLTLTLLVLIYMLVRGYTIYRSVFVAIGILMIVSSIQPGSRMGVKHMTVALDKGARNATQIAMACAAASIVLGSLNITGLGVVFGQFLVGAAGGVLWVLLIMVAAFSIILGFGMPTTAAYILAASLLAPALAAVDLGGLPSHFYIFTFAVYSTLTPPVALAAFAAGQVADADPIRIAFKAIKMVLPTFIIPVRYVLHPAILLEMSWQWIVLDFGILFVAVIAIQSGLWGWPVKGVVPRTLAVVGSILLILPATLLPVGFFTLIVAGLILVGFAAATHMTVNGRQAEPV from the coding sequence ATGGATGTAGACGCGATCGACACGAGAGCACGCACCATCGGGCTTTATTTGATATCGTTCATCGCAATCACCACCTCGCTGTTTCACCTCTATACCGGCGCGTTCGGAATCTTTGGTGGACTCATCCAGCGATCGATCCACGTGTACCTCCTGGCAGCGTTGACCTTCGCTATCGTGCCCTACGCGGGAAGCACGAAGTGGCGGTACCGAACGGTAGACATCGTACTCATCGTGCTGTCATTCGTTTCGATGGGATATGTCCTCCTTCACTACTTCCGGATGCTCAACAAGGTCCCGTGGGTGGAAGCCCCTCCAGTTGGCGACTGGATCATCGGGATAATTTCGGTGCTTCTCGTCCTCGAGGCGACCCGTCGGATTGTCGGCCGTTTGCTGGCCGCCGTTGTCGTCGTCTTTCTGCTCGCCACGTACTTCGCGTACCTGCTTCCCCCGCCGTTTACGACCCCTGCCGTCCCGCCGTCGAACTGGATCGACGGGTTATTCGTCACCAGCGAGGGGCTGTGGGGGATTCCCACACGGGTCTCCGCGACGTTTATTTTCCTGTTCGTCGTACTCGCCGCGTTCCTCGAAAGTACGAAAGCCGGGCAGTTTTTGATCGACATCGGTAACGCCATGGTGGGCCACCTGCAGGGCGGCTATTCGAAGGTCTCCGTCGTCGCAAGTTCCATTTTCGGCAGCCTCTCCGGAAGCGCGGCTGCAAACGTCTACGGGACCGGTATCTTCACCATCCCGATGATGAAGAAAAGCGGTCTCAACCCCATCTCTGCGGGATCGACCGAGGTGACGGCATCGTGTGGTGGGCAGTTGATGCCGCCGATCATGGGTGCGGGCGCGTTCATCATGGCCCAGTTTCTGGGCATTAACTACGTCGTCGTCGCCATGGCGGCGATTATTCCGTCGTTTCTCTACTACACCTCCGTGTACTTCTCGGTACACGCGGAAGCGGTCAAACAGAAGATCGAGCCGATCCCGAAAGAGGACCGGAAGAAAGCGCTTAACGTCATACGCGAGGCTCCTGGACAGGCGCTGACACTCACGCTAACGCTTCTCGTCCTGATTTACATGCTCGTCCGCGGGTACACGATCTACCGATCGGTCTTCGTAGCGATCGGCATTCTCATGATTGTGAGTTCGATACAGCCCGGTTCCCGGATGGGAGTGAAACACATGACCGTCGCGCTAGACAAAGGTGCCCGGAACGCAACTCAGATCGCGATGGCGTGTGCTGCCGCGTCGATCGTACTCGGTTCGCTCAACATTACCGGACTGGGGGTGGTTTTCGGACAGTTCCTCGTGGGTGCGGCAGGAGGTGTTCTCTGGGTACTGTTGATCATGGTGGCTGCCTTCTCCATCATCCTTGGGTTCGGGATGCCCACGACCGCGGCATACATTCTCGCCGCTTCGCTGTTGGCCCCAGCGCTGGCGGCGGTCGATCTCGGTGGCCTGCCAAGTCACTTTTACATCTTCACGTTTGCCGTGTATTCGACGCTGACCCCGCCCGTCGCGCTTGCGGCGTTCGCCGCTGGCCAAGTCGCAGACGCGGATCCGATCCGGATCGCGTTCAAAGCGATCAAGATGGTGCTTCCGACGTTCATCATCCCCGTGCGGTACGTGCTCCACCCGGCGATTCTCCTGGAGATGAGTTGGCAGTGGATCGTGCTCGATTTCGGAATCCTGTTCGTCGCCGTCATCGCCATCCAGTCCGGACTCTGGGGCTGGCCGGTCAAGGGGGTCGTTCCCCGAACGCTGGCAGTCGTCGGGTCGATTCTCCTGATACTGCCGGCTACGTTACTCCCCGTGGGGTTCTTTACGCTCATCGTCGCGGGGCTGATACTGGTCGGCTTTGCCGCGGCGACTCACATGACGGTCAACGGGCGACAGGCCGAACCGGTCTAG
- a CDS encoding gamma-glutamyltransferase family protein, translating to MANPDLDRFASRRSTVYATQGVVATSQPLAAEAGIDILRSGGNAFDAAVGTAATLNVVEPTYTGLGGDVFALYRTADGEVGAMRACGGAPAASTIERVRKTVADGDPAEATMPMTGPHTVTVPGTARGWEATVEKFGRLTLSDVLQPAIRYAMEGYPVTEVIAEAWKQGEELFRDKHARETYLVEGERAPEVGETVRFPELGESMRSIAERGADVVYEGEIGEAIVDEVQSKGGFLTMDDLADFEVEYPDPVSTSYRGADVFELPPNNQGLIALEALNVAAELEAGAEPPDSVARIHRLVEAMKVAFHDGHHYITDPDYEAIPPLASREWARKRAAEIGREALEDVSIGVPNANAEEADTVLLCVADDEGNVVSYINSRFKGFGSGLVADGTGIALQNRGGSFSLEADHPNRLEPSKRPFHTLIPGLVRFDEDDWAAFGVMGGYMQPQGHLQVLSHLLDDDLSLQHALDRPRWCCRVDGTLAVEGRFDGDLASKLLRRGHDVRIGLPADFGGAQIARNRHGTLSAATEPRKDGNATGY from the coding sequence ATGGCTAACCCAGACCTCGATAGATTCGCGTCGCGCCGATCGACAGTGTATGCGACTCAAGGAGTCGTGGCTACCAGCCAGCCCCTGGCCGCCGAGGCTGGCATCGATATCCTTCGTTCCGGGGGAAACGCTTTCGACGCAGCCGTCGGAACCGCGGCAACGTTGAACGTCGTCGAGCCGACATACACGGGACTCGGCGGGGATGTCTTTGCGCTGTATCGGACAGCCGACGGTGAGGTCGGCGCAATGCGAGCCTGTGGCGGCGCGCCCGCCGCGTCCACCATCGAACGGGTTCGGAAAACAGTCGCCGATGGGGACCCGGCAGAGGCCACGATGCCAATGACCGGACCGCACACCGTTACCGTTCCCGGGACCGCTCGCGGGTGGGAAGCGACGGTCGAAAAGTTTGGACGTCTAACGCTTTCCGATGTTCTTCAGCCCGCAATCCGCTATGCTATGGAGGGCTATCCGGTCACGGAAGTAATCGCTGAGGCGTGGAAGCAAGGCGAAGAACTGTTCAGGGACAAACACGCCCGCGAAACCTACCTCGTCGAGGGCGAGCGAGCGCCGGAGGTCGGTGAAACCGTCCGCTTCCCGGAGCTCGGGGAATCGATGCGATCGATCGCCGAGCGGGGTGCGGACGTGGTATACGAGGGTGAAATCGGCGAGGCAATCGTCGATGAAGTACAGTCGAAAGGCGGCTTCCTGACGATGGACGACCTCGCGGACTTCGAGGTCGAGTATCCGGATCCGGTGTCGACATCCTATCGCGGCGCGGATGTGTTCGAGTTGCCGCCGAACAACCAGGGGCTGATCGCTCTCGAGGCGTTGAACGTCGCAGCCGAACTCGAAGCGGGTGCGGAGCCCCCGGACTCCGTCGCTCGAATCCACCGGCTCGTGGAGGCGATGAAAGTGGCCTTTCACGACGGCCATCACTACATCACGGACCCTGACTACGAGGCAATCCCACCGCTTGCCTCCCGAGAGTGGGCCCGAAAGCGAGCGGCTGAGATCGGCCGGGAAGCCCTCGAGGACGTCTCGATTGGCGTCCCGAACGCGAACGCAGAAGAAGCTGATACCGTCCTTTTGTGTGTCGCCGATGACGAGGGGAACGTGGTCTCGTACATCAACTCTCGGTTCAAGGGCTTCGGATCGGGACTGGTCGCCGACGGCACAGGGATCGCACTGCAGAACCGTGGAGGATCGTTCTCCCTCGAAGCCGACCATCCGAACCGTCTGGAACCGAGCAAACGTCCGTTTCACACGCTGATTCCGGGGTTAGTACGGTTCGACGAGGATGACTGGGCCGCGTTCGGCGTGATGGGAGGATACATGCAGCCCCAGGGCCACCTGCAGGTGCTCTCGCACCTGCTCGACGACGATCTGTCGCTCCAGCACGCGCTCGACCGCCCGCGATGGTGTTGTCGTGTAGACGGAACACTGGCAGTCGAGGGACGCTTCGACGGAGACCTCGCTTCAAAGCTCCTTCGCCGGGGTCACGACGTCCGAATCGGCCTTCCGGCGGACTTCGGCGGCGCACAGATCGCTCGAAATCGGCACGGGACGCTCTCGGCTGCAACTGAACCGCGAAAGGACGGAAACGCGACCGGCTACTGA